TGGGGTGCCATGCGCCAGAATCTAGCGAACGATGGCCCCCCCGGGACCAGCGCCTCAGTCGTCCCGGAACGCCGACACCCGGTGCGACCCGTCGCAGAACGGCGCCTCCCGTGACGCGCCGCACCGACAGAGCGCCGTGGACTCCGCCGCCCGCAGGAGGGTGCCATCCGCCGCCTCGATGCGGAGCGGTCCCGTCAGCACCAGCGGTCCGTGCCGCCGCAACCGGATCCTCAGCTCCACCGTAGTGTCTTCGTCCGCTGCATCCATGTCCGCAATTTATCTTGCGGTGGACACCACTACCACGGAGCCGAGATGACCGCACCTGCAGCATCCTCCCGCAAGATCCTGATCGCCAGCTTCGACGGGCCCACGGGCGCCGAGGCCGCGCTGAACCTCCTGAAGGCCGCCCCGGTCAGCCTGGGCAACGTCGCCATCGTCAAGCGCGGCACCGACGGCAAGGTCGAGTTCACCGAGACGCAGGACTGGGGCATCGGCAAGAGCGCGCTCGTCGGCGCCATCGCCGGCCTGCTCCTGCCGGGCGTCGGCACCATCACGATGGCCGCCGGCGGTGCCATCGCGGCGTACTTCATCGACCTCGGCTTCCCCGACCCGCTGCTCAAGCAGATGGGCGAAGGGCTGGATTCCAACTCGTCGATGCTGGTGGCGCTGGTGGACGAGACGGGACTGGGCCGCGCCAGCGAAGTCGTCGTCCAGTCAGGCGGCACGGTGCTGGGCACCAGCCACGAGACCGACCTCGCGGCTGCCATGGCCACGATGCAGCGGAAGGCCTGACGTCCCGCCGCACAGGCAGAACGGCGCCCCGCACTCGGGGCGCCGTTCTGTTGCCGGCCAACCACGCCGGTGTCACGCCGTGATGCGCTCCTGCACCCACCCGCGCACCTGGTCCAGCGACACCCGGACCTGCGCCAGCGAGTCGCGCTCGCGGATCGTCACACTCTGGTCGTTCGCGCTCTCGCCGTCGATGGTCACGCAGAACGGCGTGCCCACCTCGTCCTGCCGACGGTAGCGCTTGCCGATGCTGCCCGTCTCGTCGCTGTCGGTCATGAACGACTTCCGCAGCGCAGCGGCGAGCTTCTCCGCCATCTCCGGCTGGCCGTCTTTCTTCGTGAGCGGGAACACCGCCGCCTTGATCGGGGCCAGGGCCGGGTGCAGGCCGAGCACCACCCGTCCCTCGTCCTCGCCGGCGACCGACTCCTCGCGATAGCCATTCACCAGCGCGGCCAGCGTGGTGCGGTCGGCGCCCACCGACGTCTCGA
This is a stretch of genomic DNA from Gemmatimonadaceae bacterium. It encodes these proteins:
- a CDS encoding DUF1269 domain-containing protein codes for the protein MTAPAASSRKILIASFDGPTGAEAALNLLKAAPVSLGNVAIVKRGTDGKVEFTETQDWGIGKSALVGAIAGLLLPGVGTITMAAGGAIAAYFIDLGFPDPLLKQMGEGLDSNSSMLVALVDETGLGRASEVVVQSGGTVLGTSHETDLAAAMATMQRKA
- a CDS encoding CDGSH iron-sulfur domain-containing protein, giving the protein MLTGPLRIEAADGTLLRAAESTALCRCGASREAPFCDGSHRVSAFRDD